A DNA window from Sediminitomix flava contains the following coding sequences:
- the rpsC gene encoding 30S ribosomal protein S3 — MGQKVNPIGLRLGYIRGWESSWFGGKDFSDKLVEDEKIRKYLAARIPNPRAGISKVVIERTLKRITLTIHTARPGVVIGKAGAEVDKVKEELKKLTGKDIQINIFEIKRPETDAKLVGESIAQQLQNRVSYRRAMKQAIANAMRLGAKGIKVKVSGRLGGAEMARTEMYKEGRIPLHTLRADIDYALSEALTVYGIIGIKVWIFKGEVYGKRDLSLNPDAGKRDNRRGGQKGGNRGGRGGNRGGNRGGQRNKRGGQKKGE; from the coding sequence ATGGGACAAAAAGTAAATCCAATTGGTCTTAGACTAGGATACATCAGAGGCTGGGAGTCAAGCTGGTTCGGTGGTAAAGACTTCTCAGACAAACTAGTTGAAGACGAGAAAATCAGAAAATATCTTGCAGCTCGTATTCCTAACCCAAGAGCAGGTATCTCTAAAGTGGTTATCGAGCGTACGCTTAAGCGTATCACTTTGACTATTCACACTGCTCGTCCGGGTGTTGTGATTGGTAAAGCGGGTGCTGAAGTAGACAAGGTAAAAGAAGAATTGAAGAAATTGACTGGAAAAGATATCCAAATCAATATCTTCGAGATCAAGAGACCTGAAACGGATGCGAAATTGGTAGGTGAGTCTATCGCTCAACAACTTCAAAACCGTGTATCTTACCGTAGAGCTATGAAGCAAGCAATTGCTAACGCTATGCGTCTAGGTGCAAAAGGTATCAAAGTTAAAGTTTCTGGACGTCTTGGTGGTGCTGAGATGGCTCGTACTGAAATGTATAAAGAGGGACGTATTCCTTTGCATACTTTGAGAGCGGACATCGACTACGCTTTGTCTGAAGCTTTGACAGTATACGGTATCATCGGTATCAAAGTTTGGATCTTCAAAGGTGAGGTTTACGGTAAGCGTGATCTTTCATTGAACCCAGATGCTGGTAAGAGAGATAACCGTCGTGGTGGTCAAAAAGGTGGTAACCGTGGTGGCCGTGGTGGCAACCGTGGTGGTAACCGTGGTGGCCAACGCAACAAAAGAGGTGGACAAAAGAAAGGAGAATAA
- the rplV gene encoding 50S ribosomal protein L22: MEAVAKLNKCAIAPRKMRLVVDSIRGAKVVDALNILKFERKAGAPLVEKLLLSAVANWEAKNPDESIEDADLFVKEIFVTQGRTLKRFRPAPQGRAHRIRKRSNNVTLVIDSASESLIDIQVKDENESDN; the protein is encoded by the coding sequence ATGGAAGCAGTAGCTAAATTAAATAAATGTGCGATCGCTCCACGTAAGATGCGTCTTGTAGTGGATTCGATCCGCGGAGCAAAAGTTGTTGATGCTTTGAACATCTTGAAGTTCGAGCGTAAAGCAGGTGCTCCTCTTGTTGAAAAACTGTTGTTATCTGCAGTTGCAAACTGGGAAGCTAAAAACCCAGATGAGTCTATCGAAGATGCAGATCTTTTCGTAAAAGAGATCTTCGTTACTCAAGGTAGAACTTTGAAAAGATTCCGTCCAGCTCCACAAGGTAGAGCACACAGAATCCGTAAAAGATCTAACAATGTAACATTGGTGATCGATTCAGCTTCTGAGTCTTTGATCGATATCCAAGTGAAAGACGAAAACGAATCAGATAACTAA
- the rpsS gene encoding 30S ribosomal protein S19, producing MARSLKKGPYIDFRLESKIEAMDASGKKQVIKTWSRRSMISPDFIGHTFAVHNGNKFIPVYVTENMVGHKLGEFAPTRNFRGHINKKDKGKR from the coding sequence ATGGCTAGATCATTAAAAAAAGGACCATATATTGATTTCCGCCTTGAAAGCAAAATCGAGGCGATGGATGCTTCAGGAAAGAAACAAGTTATCAAAACTTGGTCAAGAAGATCAATGATCTCTCCTGATTTCATCGGACATACTTTTGCCGTACACAACGGAAACAAATTTATTCCTGTTTATGTAACTGAAAACATGGTAGGTCACAAATTAGGTGAATTTGCTCCTACTCGTAACTTCAGAGGTCACATCAACAAAAAAGACAAAGGTAAGAGATAA
- the rplB gene encoding 50S ribosomal protein L2 yields MGVKKLRPVTPGQRHRIAPTFEEITKSTPEKSLLAPKKRSGGRNNTGKMTARYIGGGHKKRYRIIDFKRNKHGVAATVVGIEYDPNRTARIALLEYADGEKTYIIAPEGLQVGQTLMSGEEATPDVGNALPLSKIPVGTIIHNIELKPGKGASMVRSAGGYAQLLGRKGKYATIKLPSGETRLVLVTCYATIGTVSNGDHMNVRLGKAGRSRWLGVRPRTRGVAMNPVDHPMGGGEGKSSGGHPRSRNGLYAKGQKTRKKNKYSDKLIVSRKSKK; encoded by the coding sequence ATGGGTGTTAAGAAGTTAAGACCAGTAACTCCAGGGCAACGTCATAGAATTGCCCCTACATTTGAGGAGATTACAAAAAGCACACCGGAGAAATCTCTATTGGCTCCAAAGAAACGATCAGGTGGTCGTAACAACACTGGTAAAATGACTGCTCGTTATATCGGTGGTGGACACAAGAAGAGATACCGTATCATTGATTTCAAAAGAAACAAGCACGGTGTTGCTGCTACAGTAGTTGGTATCGAATACGATCCAAACCGTACAGCTCGTATTGCATTGTTGGAATACGCTGACGGAGAGAAAACTTATATTATCGCACCAGAAGGTCTTCAAGTTGGACAAACATTGATGTCTGGCGAAGAAGCTACTCCTGATGTAGGTAATGCTCTTCCATTGTCGAAGATTCCTGTAGGTACAATCATCCACAACATCGAGTTGAAACCAGGTAAAGGTGCTTCTATGGTACGTTCTGCAGGTGGATACGCTCAGTTGTTGGGTAGAAAAGGAAAGTATGCAACTATCAAGTTGCCTTCAGGTGAAACAAGATTGGTTCTAGTAACTTGTTACGCAACAATCGGTACAGTTTCTAACGGAGACCACATGAACGTTCGTCTTGGTAAAGCAGGACGTAGCAGATGGTTAGGTGTTCGTCCAAGAACAAGAGGTGTGGCAATGAACCCAGTAGATCACCCAATGGGTGGTGGTGAAGGTAAATCTTCAGGAGGTCACCCACGTTCTAGAAATGGTCTTTACGCTAAAGGTCAAAAAACTAGAAAGAAAAACAAGTACTCTGATAAGTTGATCGTATCAAGAAAATCTAAGAAATAA
- the rplW gene encoding 50S ribosomal protein L23: MQILIKPLVTEKIAEMNENGVYGFVVNKNANKIQIKQAIEAKYGVTVEKVNTVIMPAERKVKYTKTAILEGRTSAYKKAYVTVAEGDIIDVYENL, translated from the coding sequence ATGCAAATCTTAATCAAACCTCTAGTAACAGAGAAAATCGCTGAGATGAATGAAAATGGCGTTTACGGATTCGTAGTGAACAAAAACGCTAACAAAATTCAAATTAAGCAGGCGATTGAAGCTAAATACGGTGTTACAGTAGAAAAAGTAAACACTGTAATCATGCCAGCTGAAAGAAAAGTGAAATATACGAAGACAGCTATCCTTGAAGGCAGAACTTCAGCTTACAAAAAAGCTTATGTTACTGTAGCGGAAGGTGATATCATCGACGTATACGAAAATCTTTAA
- the rplD gene encoding 50S ribosomal protein L4 — protein sequence MELAVLNIQGAETGRTVTLPEAVFGIEPKDHAIYLDVKQYLANQRQGTHKAKERAEITGSTKKIKKQKGTGTARAGSIKSPVFRGGGRVFGPRPRNYGFKLNKKVKELARKSALSYKATENNVAVVEAFTFEAPKTKAYIEVLNALKFEGKTLLVLPEYDANVYLSSRNVPKANVVVAADLNTYDILNADKVIFVESAVEKLA from the coding sequence ATGGAATTAGCAGTACTTAATATTCAAGGCGCTGAAACAGGTAGAACTGTAACTCTTCCTGAAGCGGTATTTGGTATTGAGCCTAAAGATCACGCGATCTACTTGGACGTGAAACAATACTTGGCTAACCAAAGACAAGGAACTCACAAAGCTAAGGAGAGAGCTGAAATTACAGGTTCTACTAAAAAGATCAAGAAGCAAAAAGGAACAGGTACAGCTCGTGCAGGTTCAATCAAATCTCCAGTTTTCAGAGGTGGAGGACGTGTTTTTGGTCCAAGACCAAGAAACTATGGCTTCAAATTGAACAAAAAAGTGAAAGAATTGGCTCGTAAGTCAGCATTGTCTTACAAAGCTACTGAAAACAACGTTGCAGTTGTTGAAGCATTCACTTTTGAGGCTCCTAAAACAAAAGCTTACATCGAAGTGCTTAACGCATTGAAATTCGAAGGAAAAACGCTTCTAGTTCTTCCAGAATACGATGCAAACGTATACTTGTCTTCAAGAAACGTTCCTAAAGCAAACGTAGTTGTAGCTGCGGACTTGAATACTTACGATATCCTGAACGCAGACAAAGTAATCTTTGTAGAAAGCGCAGTTGAAAAATTGGCTTAA
- the rplC gene encoding 50S ribosomal protein L3, producing the protein MPGLIGKKVGMTSIFDENGKNVACTLIQTGPNVITQVRTEETDGYNAIQVGFDERKEKRTPAALKGHFAKAGTTPKKKLVEFRNVEGEFTLGQELKLEEVFEEGEFVDVAGTSKGKGFQGVVKRHGFGGVGQATHGQHNRLRAPGAIGACSTPSRVFKGLRMAGRMGGKRVTVQNLRVIKLYAEENLILLSGAIPGARNSYVIIEK; encoded by the coding sequence ATGCCTGGATTAATTGGTAAAAAAGTCGGGATGACTAGTATTTTTGATGAAAACGGCAAGAATGTAGCTTGTACGTTGATTCAAACTGGTCCTAACGTAATCACTCAGGTTAGAACTGAGGAAACTGACGGATACAACGCGATCCAAGTTGGTTTTGACGAAAGAAAAGAAAAAAGAACGCCAGCAGCTTTGAAAGGTCACTTCGCGAAAGCAGGTACTACTCCAAAGAAAAAGTTGGTTGAGTTCAGAAATGTAGAAGGTGAGTTCACACTTGGACAAGAGCTTAAGCTTGAGGAAGTATTTGAAGAAGGCGAATTCGTTGATGTAGCTGGTACTTCAAAAGGTAAAGGTTTCCAAGGTGTTGTTAAGAGACATGGTTTCGGTGGTGTAGGTCAAGCTACTCACGGTCAGCACAACCGTCTAAGAGCGCCAGGTGCCATTGGTGCTTGTTCGACTCCTTCACGTGTATTCAAAGGTCTACGTATGGCAGGCCGTATGGGTGGTAAGCGTGTAACGGTTCAAAACCTAAGAGTGATCAAACTTTATGCTGAAGAGAATTTGATTCTTTTGAGCGGTGCGATCCCTGGAGCGAGAAATTCTTACGTGATCATCGAAAAGTAA
- a CDS encoding CHAT domain-containing tetratricopeptide repeat protein → MAKTLFRLLTIVFICHSFFGMAQKAQLKSSQRYYQEGEYAKALQKIEGKVTKRNQRKSPYAYAVLSLYKARYEQAMGNTDFEVSLTEAIDYFQEYKERQPLAYAISLLTASELYLKYSDIHSADSYLKEAEAIINPIKDKGAFWDKRFEEKYLLTKIGIAKSKGHYNDASFLTPRLQEVSQGNITSQEKIFSLLDGKVKTQKVLGRAARERKRNYAHTLTLEGEILRLHGNYELANITLKDGLEWIKKALGKNDPAYAIHYHEYLMNQLDKGIDDLALKKEFEKNLFKAERVLGLIHHEYLKIHEDIISYYSSHAFSAKRNKQWWEINHNITKYYGRETPYYSTGVRLDALNDYQNKNYKSSRRKLLRLINDIQKTPDNHEEKLKVLELLYKVSVATDELQAAKTYQNQLLDFQKLQLGEESLLYHMTKTEQALHLMQYTNEFDHADSIYHTHFNENVKGLLLPTHKDYTAFVEGYANFSEMIGNFTEALSLSKEIEDIKRSKYGTDHLRYASGLNQLADVEIKIGKYEEADSLLERGLNIFNDQSYRRGTFNEDHAALLETAARYNALLGLYDQAQSYLNKSERLSKRIPKASANSSNIAVRTQLYIHTEKYSEAQELLEETIKIRKERYGDSSRFLIEPYGQFAELEYIRGNYTAADSMAELTHKLSLETFGEGSLPLSPILQTMANIKTAIGDYKTSQELIRKSLAILTEAYGENHVQVAQAYTELALVSLYEGSDPETVQPYFQKAVDIIENQLGSDTPMYASALRNLALNEIETKNYDEARNLLLVAQKIFTEKLGTAKNTYSANIEMILGDLETKVGTDFEKALNHYLHAKGTYSSIFSKNHPLYVDAQANVGRAYYNLDNLKKARKYTEKTLKQYDTFIKKYFPALTSREKTQYWLKIKDDFEFYSNLSVQNPKNKKMLANMYANTLETKSLLLDASKKIRQKILASNDSILIEQYSTWENKKAELVKLLALSQDDAQQLEQTPKQLEKEINDLEKELSKRSGLFSKKKKRRTSWKDVRKSLAKDETAIELIRFRHFDKVFTDSVVYAAMVVNPTGQAQIVELPDGNYLEKEGLGYYRTCIEFELKDTDSYTRYWEPIAKRINENNTIYLSAEGVYNQMNLEALLAEDSKYVLDRNHISLISSTKDLIDNAKKPDEVINPNVNEIALFGNPVFYNDLSEEEYDQYTNRRITQLPGTLAEVKRIQDLLSQSGNTNNLFIHKEATEEAVKKVKSPKVFHIATHGFFLEDEDKLQSDDNILTQGKEATNPLLRSGLLLTNAGPLMDEGNVYEFNKEEAILTAYEAMSLDLDETELVVLSACETGRGDDKVGEGVYGLQRAFIVAGANAIIMSLFEVSDEATQELMSNFYRNWLEDNMEKKSAFVLAKKQLREKFDAPKYWAPFIMVGGI, encoded by the coding sequence ATGGCTAAAACATTGTTCCGACTACTAACTATTGTTTTCATCTGTCATTCATTTTTTGGAATGGCTCAAAAAGCACAATTAAAGTCTAGTCAACGCTACTACCAAGAAGGTGAATACGCAAAAGCACTTCAAAAAATAGAAGGTAAAGTAACTAAGCGTAATCAACGAAAATCTCCATATGCATACGCTGTTCTTTCTTTATACAAAGCAAGATATGAGCAAGCGATGGGAAATACGGATTTTGAAGTATCGCTTACAGAAGCTATTGACTATTTCCAAGAATATAAAGAGCGTCAGCCGCTAGCTTATGCTATCAGTTTGCTTACGGCTTCTGAGTTATATTTAAAATACTCAGATATTCACTCTGCAGACTCTTACCTTAAAGAAGCTGAAGCTATAATCAACCCGATAAAAGATAAAGGTGCTTTTTGGGATAAGAGATTCGAAGAAAAATATCTACTCACCAAAATTGGTATTGCAAAAAGCAAAGGTCATTACAATGATGCATCTTTTCTTACCCCAAGGCTTCAAGAAGTAAGTCAAGGGAATATCACTTCACAAGAGAAGATTTTTTCATTGCTTGACGGAAAAGTCAAAACTCAGAAAGTTTTAGGTAGAGCTGCGAGAGAACGTAAACGTAATTATGCGCATACCCTCACATTGGAAGGTGAAATCCTTAGACTTCATGGAAATTATGAGTTGGCTAACATTACGCTCAAAGATGGACTAGAATGGATTAAGAAAGCTTTAGGGAAAAATGATCCTGCTTACGCTATTCATTACCATGAGTATTTGATGAATCAATTAGATAAGGGGATTGATGATTTGGCACTGAAAAAAGAATTTGAAAAAAACCTCTTTAAAGCAGAAAGAGTACTTGGACTTATTCATCATGAATACTTAAAAATTCATGAAGACATTATTTCCTATTATTCATCTCATGCTTTTTCAGCCAAAAGAAATAAACAATGGTGGGAAATCAACCATAACATCACAAAGTACTATGGTAGAGAAACTCCTTATTATTCTACTGGAGTTCGTCTGGATGCGTTAAATGACTATCAGAATAAAAACTATAAAAGTTCTAGAAGAAAATTACTTCGTCTGATTAATGACATTCAAAAAACACCCGACAATCACGAAGAAAAATTAAAGGTTCTTGAACTACTATATAAAGTATCTGTAGCTACTGATGAATTGCAAGCTGCCAAAACATATCAGAATCAACTTTTAGATTTCCAAAAATTACAGCTTGGTGAAGAATCTCTGCTTTATCATATGACAAAAACAGAGCAAGCTCTTCATCTTATGCAATACACCAATGAGTTTGATCACGCAGATTCTATCTACCACACACATTTCAATGAGAATGTAAAAGGTTTGCTATTACCGACTCATAAAGACTACACTGCATTTGTTGAGGGTTACGCAAACTTCTCTGAAATGATTGGAAACTTTACAGAAGCGCTAAGTCTTTCTAAAGAGATTGAAGATATTAAAAGAAGTAAATACGGTACTGACCATTTAAGGTATGCATCTGGTTTGAACCAACTTGCTGATGTAGAAATCAAGATTGGAAAGTATGAAGAAGCGGACTCTCTTTTAGAAAGAGGTTTAAACATCTTTAATGATCAATCTTATCGAAGAGGAACTTTCAATGAAGATCATGCAGCTTTATTAGAAACAGCCGCTCGTTACAATGCCTTATTAGGGCTTTACGACCAAGCTCAATCCTACTTAAATAAATCTGAAAGATTAAGTAAACGTATACCAAAAGCTTCAGCGAATTCGTCTAACATTGCCGTTCGTACACAGCTTTATATTCACACTGAAAAATATTCAGAAGCTCAAGAATTACTTGAAGAAACGATTAAAATAAGAAAGGAAAGATACGGAGATAGTAGCCGTTTCCTTATCGAACCTTATGGACAGTTTGCCGAATTAGAATACATCAGAGGTAATTATACAGCTGCAGATTCAATGGCAGAGCTTACTCATAAGCTTAGTCTTGAAACTTTTGGTGAAGGTAGTTTGCCTTTATCTCCTATTCTTCAGACGATGGCAAATATCAAAACTGCCATTGGAGACTATAAGACATCTCAAGAACTTATCAGAAAATCCTTAGCCATCTTAACGGAGGCATATGGAGAAAATCACGTTCAAGTAGCACAAGCCTACACTGAACTAGCCTTAGTAAGTTTGTATGAAGGAAGTGATCCTGAAACCGTACAGCCATACTTCCAGAAAGCTGTTGATATCATCGAAAATCAATTAGGTAGCGACACTCCAATGTACGCTTCGGCTCTGAGAAATCTCGCCCTTAACGAGATAGAAACAAAGAACTATGACGAAGCAAGAAACCTATTGCTTGTAGCTCAGAAAATTTTCACTGAAAAACTAGGTACAGCCAAAAACACCTATTCAGCGAATATTGAAATGATTTTGGGTGACCTTGAAACAAAAGTTGGTACTGATTTCGAAAAAGCCCTAAATCACTACTTGCATGCGAAAGGAACTTATTCATCTATTTTCTCTAAGAATCACCCACTTTATGTAGATGCTCAAGCTAATGTTGGAAGAGCTTATTACAACTTGGATAATCTAAAGAAAGCTAGAAAGTATACCGAGAAAACGCTTAAACAATACGATACCTTTATCAAGAAATATTTCCCTGCGCTTACCAGTAGAGAAAAAACACAGTATTGGTTAAAGATCAAAGACGACTTCGAATTCTACAGTAATTTAAGTGTTCAAAATCCGAAGAATAAAAAGATGTTAGCCAATATGTATGCAAATACATTGGAAACTAAATCTCTACTGCTGGATGCTTCTAAAAAAATACGTCAGAAAATCTTAGCTAGTAATGACAGTATCCTAATTGAGCAATACAGTACATGGGAAAACAAGAAGGCTGAACTTGTTAAACTGTTAGCACTTTCACAAGATGATGCTCAACAACTGGAGCAAACACCAAAGCAACTAGAAAAAGAAATCAATGATCTGGAAAAAGAATTAAGTAAACGTTCTGGTCTGTTTTCTAAGAAAAAGAAAAGACGTACAAGCTGGAAGGATGTTCGTAAGTCTTTAGCAAAAGATGAAACTGCAATCGAACTGATCCGATTCAGACACTTTGACAAAGTATTTACAGACTCTGTTGTATATGCTGCAATGGTCGTTAACCCTACTGGGCAAGCTCAGATTGTTGAATTACCCGATGGAAATTATCTTGAAAAAGAAGGGTTAGGGTATTATAGAACCTGTATTGAGTTCGAATTAAAAGACACCGATTCATACACTAGATATTGGGAGCCAATTGCTAAAAGAATAAACGAGAATAATACGATTTATTTATCGGCTGAGGGAGTTTACAACCAAATGAACTTGGAAGCACTTTTAGCAGAAGACTCAAAATATGTCCTGGATCGAAATCATATTTCTCTGATTAGTTCTACCAAAGACCTTATTGATAATGCTAAAAAACCAGATGAAGTAATCAATCCTAATGTAAACGAGATTGCATTATTTGGTAATCCTGTATTCTACAATGATCTAAGTGAAGAAGAGTACGATCAATACACGAACAGACGAATCACACAGCTTCCAGGTACATTAGCTGAGGTAAAAAGGATTCAAGACCTTCTTTCACAATCTGGAAACACAAACAACTTGTTTATCCATAAAGAAGCAACAGAAGAAGCCGTTAAGAAAGTAAAAAGTCCTAAAGTATTCCATATTGCAACGCATGGTTTCTTCCTTGAAGATGAAGACAAACTCCAAAGTGATGACAATATTCTTACTCAAGGTAAAGAAGCTACAAACCCACTTCTACGTTCTGGACTGCTACTCACAAATGCTGGTCCTTTAATGGATGAAGGGAATGTTTACGAATTTAACAAAGAGGAAGCAATCCTTACCGCTTACGAAGCAATGAGCCTAGACCTTGACGAAACGGAACTTGTCGTATTGAGTGCATGTGAAACAGGTCGAGGTGATGACAAAGTAGGTGAAGGAGTTTATGGTCTTCAACGTGCATTTATTGTAGCTGGAGCCAATGCCATTATCATGAGTTTGTTTGAAGTATCAGATGAAGCAACACAAGAACTCATGTCAAACTTCTACAGAAACTGGTTAGAAGATAACATGGAGAAGAAATCAGCTTTCGTTCTTGCAAAAAAACAGCTTAGAGAAAAATTTGATGCACCAAAATACTGGGCACCATTCATTATGGTTGGAGGTATTTAA
- the proB gene encoding glutamate 5-kinase, translated as MRKPRIVLKVGTSTLTAGTDRISRGKIEDIARQLIELRDTYDIIIVSSGAVATARQFINLSAWDSNQLPSKQALSAIGQPKLLQIYAEVFADFGLKVAQCLMTYKDFDNEESKKNTRNTVNELLMHGFIPVFNENDTVAVEELILGDNDKLSALVATLVSAEKLIIASDVEGLFDKNPNLYSEAQLIREVHELDTVDQYIEERENGLGTGGMTSKISAVKICFDQNIEVFLLNGAHPNFLIQSLNGELGFTRFSPIASN; from the coding sequence ATGAGAAAACCAAGGATTGTACTTAAAGTAGGGACTTCAACACTAACAGCAGGAACTGACCGTATTTCGAGAGGTAAGATTGAAGATATTGCTAGGCAACTTATAGAACTGAGAGATACTTATGATATTATCATTGTGTCATCGGGAGCAGTAGCTACGGCACGTCAGTTTATCAATCTTTCCGCATGGGATTCAAATCAACTTCCCTCAAAGCAAGCTTTATCTGCTATTGGACAACCCAAATTGCTTCAGATTTATGCTGAAGTTTTTGCAGACTTTGGGTTGAAAGTAGCACAATGTCTGATGACATATAAAGATTTTGATAATGAGGAATCGAAGAAGAATACCCGTAATACAGTCAATGAACTTCTAATGCATGGTTTTATTCCTGTATTCAATGAAAATGATACCGTAGCGGTAGAAGAGTTGATTTTAGGGGATAATGACAAGCTTTCAGCCTTGGTAGCTACACTGGTGAGTGCCGAGAAGTTGATTATAGCTTCAGATGTTGAAGGACTATTTGATAAAAATCCGAATTTATACTCAGAGGCACAATTGATTCGGGAAGTACATGAATTGGATACTGTCGATCAATATATTGAAGAAAGGGAAAATGGTTTGGGTACAGGAGGAATGACCTCTAAAATAAGTGCGGTTAAAATTTGCTTCGATCAGAACATTGAAGTATTTCTATTGAATGGAGCACACCCAAATTTCCTTATTCAAAGTTTAAATGGGGAATTAGGTTTTACTCGTTTTTCACCAATTGCATCAAATTGA
- a CDS encoding glutamate-5-semialdehyde dehydrogenase: protein MLISTTKKNNVLRDLSTLLLKHKQEIIAENQRDLEGAASLDATLVDRLKVDEGKVKGMSVSVDEVMLQDDPVGTVLHAYTHPNGMKVENRVVPFGTILIIYESRPDVTIEAAVSAFKAGNKILLKGGKEAKNSNLYLVKLWHQALVQNDVSTDYVQYLDIDRATTQKLLAENTHKLDLIIPRGGEGLINYIKSTTNVPLLISGRGNNFVYIDDEADFDMAIDLVLNGKSRLSVCNAIDKVLLNSSIPELEVKLEKLVTKAKEMGLNVLADHTIDQLDTRLNVVEGDEVWSEEFLSEKILFSQIDTLENAIEKINEYSGGHSAVIVTNNRDKAQIFQYGVDCAAVYHNASSRFTDGGQLGFGAEIAISTQKLHFRGPVGMGQLVSNKWFVDGEGQIRG, encoded by the coding sequence ATGTTGATATCTACTACCAAAAAGAATAATGTTTTAAGAGACCTGTCTACTTTGCTGTTGAAGCACAAGCAAGAGATTATTGCTGAAAATCAGAGGGATTTAGAAGGAGCGGCTTCCTTGGATGCTACATTAGTTGACCGTTTGAAGGTTGATGAAGGTAAAGTGAAGGGAATGTCTGTTTCTGTAGATGAAGTAATGCTTCAAGATGACCCTGTCGGAACAGTTCTTCATGCTTATACACATCCTAATGGAATGAAGGTGGAGAATAGAGTAGTGCCTTTCGGTACAATTCTAATTATTTATGAATCTCGTCCTGATGTGACAATTGAGGCAGCAGTGAGCGCATTTAAGGCAGGGAATAAAATTCTTTTAAAAGGTGGTAAAGAAGCAAAGAATTCAAACCTGTATTTAGTGAAATTATGGCATCAAGCCTTAGTGCAAAATGATGTTTCTACAGACTATGTACAGTATTTGGATATTGATAGAGCAACTACACAAAAGTTACTTGCAGAAAATACACACAAACTTGACCTTATTATTCCAAGAGGAGGAGAGGGTTTAATCAATTATATCAAGTCTACTACAAATGTCCCATTATTGATTAGTGGTAGAGGAAATAACTTTGTCTATATCGATGATGAAGCGGATTTTGATATGGCAATAGATTTGGTTTTGAATGGTAAGAGCCGTTTGAGTGTATGTAATGCTATTGATAAAGTATTGTTGAATAGCTCAATACCTGAGTTGGAAGTGAAACTCGAAAAGCTAGTGACAAAAGCGAAAGAAATGGGCTTGAATGTACTAGCAGATCATACGATTGATCAATTAGATACTCGATTGAATGTAGTTGAAGGGGATGAGGTTTGGTCTGAAGAATTTTTATCCGAAAAAATACTTTTTAGTCAGATTGATACGCTAGAAAATGCAATCGAGAAAATCAATGAATATTCGGGTGGGCATTCAGCAGTAATTGTGACAAATAATAGAGATAAAGCACAGATTTTCCAGTATGGAGTTGATTGTGCTGCTGTATATCATAATGCTTCTTCACGATTTACGGATGGCGGACAGCTCGGTTTTGGTGCTGAAATCGCTATTAGTACTCAAAAACTACATTTTAGAGGTCCTGTAGGAATGGGGCAATTAGTTTCTAATAAGTGGTTTGTAGATGGAGAAGGACAAATAAGAGGCTAA